A genomic window from Lentibacter algarum includes:
- the purQ gene encoding phosphoribosylformylglycinamidine synthase subunit PurQ, translating into MKAAVIVFPGSNCDRDLAVALEKAGADVEMVWHKDTALPKGIDLVAVPGGFSFGDYLRCGAIAANSPICGELKAHVERGGYALGICNGFQVLTETGLLPGALRRNAGLKYICKPIELQVEAADTAYTSGYEAGQVITVPIAHHDGNYYVDDAKLAELRAEGRIAFSYVNNPNGSVADIAGVVSRNRRVLGMMPHPERMAEPSHGGTDGKAMFTSLMSQMALA; encoded by the coding sequence ATGAAAGCCGCTGTGATTGTCTTCCCTGGATCAAACTGTGACCGTGACTTGGCTGTGGCCTTGGAAAAGGCGGGGGCCGATGTTGAAATGGTCTGGCACAAAGACACGGCTTTGCCCAAGGGCATTGATCTTGTGGCTGTTCCCGGGGGCTTCTCATTTGGAGATTATTTGCGCTGTGGTGCGATTGCGGCAAATTCGCCGATCTGTGGTGAGCTGAAGGCCCATGTGGAGCGCGGCGGTTATGCACTCGGGATTTGCAATGGCTTTCAAGTTCTGACCGAAACCGGCCTTTTGCCAGGTGCGCTGCGCCGCAATGCAGGGCTGAAATACATCTGCAAGCCGATTGAGCTTCAGGTTGAGGCGGCGGACACGGCCTATACCAGCGGGTATGAGGCTGGGCAGGTGATCACCGTGCCAATCGCGCACCACGATGGAAACTATTACGTGGATGATGCCAAGCTCGCCGAGCTGCGCGCCGAGGGCCGAATTGCCTTTAGCTATGTCAACAACCCCAACGGCTCTGTGGCCGATATTGCGGGCGTTGTGAGCCGCAACCGTCGTGTGCTTGGCATGATGCCACACCCTGAGCGGATGGCAGAGCCTAGCCATGGGGGAACCGACGGCAAAGCGATGTTTACCAGCCTCATGAGCCAAATGGCGCTTGCATGA
- the purM gene encoding phosphoribosylformylglycinamidine cyclo-ligase yields MAGKNGITYADAGVDIDAGNALVERIKPAAKRTARSGVMSGLGGFGALFDLKAAGYSDPVLVAATDGVGTKLRIAIDTGEVDGVGIDLVAMCVNDLVCQGAEPLFFLDYFATGRLEMDKAARIIEGIAKGCELSGCALIGGETAEMPGMYPDGDFDLAGFSVGAMERGQDLPSGVVEGDVLLGLASDGVHSNGYSLVRKLVEVSGLGWDADCPWAEGTLGAALLTPTRLYVKQALAAVKSGGVHALAHITGGGLTENLPRVLPEGLGADINLDAWELPEVFKWLAATGGMAEAELLKTFNSGIGMILSVDANEADRLKALLEAEGETVSVLGAVTAGEGVRYSGALI; encoded by the coding sequence ATGGCTGGCAAAAACGGAATCACCTATGCGGATGCGGGCGTCGATATTGACGCGGGTAACGCGCTTGTGGAGCGCATTAAGCCTGCGGCCAAGCGCACGGCACGCTCTGGTGTCATGTCAGGGCTTGGCGGCTTTGGCGCGCTGTTTGATCTGAAGGCGGCAGGCTATAGCGACCCTGTGCTTGTAGCAGCGACAGATGGCGTGGGCACGAAGCTTCGCATTGCGATTGATACTGGCGAAGTCGACGGTGTTGGCATCGACCTTGTGGCGATGTGCGTCAACGATCTTGTTTGCCAAGGCGCTGAGCCGCTGTTCTTCCTTGATTACTTTGCCACGGGGCGTCTGGAAATGGACAAGGCCGCGCGTATCATCGAGGGCATTGCGAAGGGCTGTGAGCTCTCTGGCTGTGCTTTGATTGGTGGCGAGACGGCCGAGATGCCGGGGATGTACCCTGATGGCGACTTTGATCTGGCGGGTTTTTCTGTCGGCGCGATGGAGCGTGGGCAGGATTTGCCGAGCGGTGTTGTCGAGGGTGATGTGCTGCTTGGGCTGGCCTCTGACGGCGTGCACTCCAACGGCTATAGCCTTGTGCGCAAGCTTGTTGAAGTCTCGGGCCTTGGCTGGGACGCCGACTGCCCTTGGGCTGAGGGCACGCTTGGCGCGGCCTTGCTGACACCGACACGGCTCTATGTGAAGCAGGCCTTGGCCGCTGTGAAGAGTGGCGGCGTGCATGCGCTTGCGCATATCACAGGTGGTGGCTTGACCGAAAACTTGCCACGGGTTCTGCCCGAGGGCTTGGGCGCGGATATCAACCTTGATGCTTGGGAGCTCCCCGAGGTGTTCAAGTGGCTTGCGGCGACAGGCGGTATGGCTGAGGCAGAACTCCTCAAGACGTTTAACTCTGGCATCGGTATGATCCTTTCGGTGGATGCGAACGAGGCGGACCGCCTCAAGGCGCTGCTGGAAGCTGAGGGCGAGACTGTCAGTGTCTTGGGAGCGGTCACAGCGGGCGAGGGCGTGCGCTACTCAGGCGCTCTTATCTGA
- a CDS encoding DUF1638 domain-containing protein, with the protein MLLDDTMLTDEGLAPSGKGRLLLIACGALAREILALKAQNGWHHMDLTCLPANLHLYPERITEAVEASVLKHRTAYDDIFVVYADCGTGGLLEAKCAELGVAMVAGPHCYSFFEGNEAFAAHEDEITAFYLTDFLVKQFDAFVWKPMGLHKHPELRDMIFGNYTKLVYQAQTHDAALEAKAQDCADRLGLAYEYRFTGYGDLATALKTQAGKA; encoded by the coding sequence ATGCTCCTAGACGACACGATGCTCACAGACGAAGGCCTCGCGCCGTCAGGCAAAGGCCGCCTCCTGCTCATCGCCTGTGGTGCGTTGGCGCGTGAAATTCTGGCGCTCAAAGCTCAAAACGGCTGGCACCACATGGATCTCACCTGTCTCCCCGCCAATCTTCACCTCTACCCAGAGCGCATCACAGAAGCGGTCGAGGCCAGCGTGCTCAAACACCGCACAGCCTATGACGATATTTTCGTGGTCTACGCCGATTGCGGCACGGGTGGACTGCTCGAGGCCAAATGCGCCGAGCTTGGCGTCGCCATGGTCGCAGGACCACATTGCTATTCCTTCTTTGAAGGCAATGAGGCCTTCGCTGCCCATGAGGATGAAATCACGGCCTTTTATCTCACCGATTTTCTCGTGAAACAGTTTGACGCCTTTGTTTGGAAGCCCATGGGCCTGCACAAACACCCCGAGCTGCGCGATATGATCTTTGGAAACTATACCAAACTTGTCTATCAAGCCCAGACCCACGACGCAGCGCTTGAAGCCAAAGCCCAGGACTGCGCGGACCGCCTCGGCCTTGCCTATGAATACCGCTTCACAGGCTACGGTGACCTCGCCACAGCCCTCAAAACCCAAGCAGGCAAAGCCTGA
- the rnd gene encoding ribonuclease D codes for MRTITTTAELADYCKEAATHDYVTVDTEFLRERTYYSKLCLVQLAMPGTTDDNAVLVDPLASGISLQPLYDLMADESTVKVFHAARQDLEIFFHDGDVIPAPLFDTQVAAMVCGFGEQVGYETLVRKIAKETVDKTSRFTDWSRRPLTEAQKTYALADVTHLRQIYEYLRDQLAKNKRAKWVSEELSVLTSPATYQIDPANAWERVKVRTSSGKFLAVVRELAKFREAYAQERNVPRSRVYKDDALTELASTKPKDLNDLSRSRLLLREARKGEIAEGILAAVAAGMACAPENVPQGDKTREKLNVNPALADLLRVLLKAKTEDMGVAAKLIASASDLDMIAAGERDVAALNGWRFEAFGEDALRLCNGEIGLAVKGRAVKVISL; via the coding sequence ATGAGAACGATTACCACGACCGCAGAGCTGGCTGACTATTGCAAAGAGGCCGCAACCCACGACTATGTTACTGTTGACACAGAGTTTTTGCGAGAGCGGACGTATTACTCCAAGCTCTGCCTTGTGCAGCTTGCTATGCCTGGTACGACAGATGACAACGCCGTTTTGGTGGACCCTCTGGCGAGTGGTATTTCGCTTCAGCCGCTTTATGATCTGATGGCGGATGAAAGCACTGTGAAAGTCTTTCATGCTGCGCGCCAAGATCTGGAAATCTTTTTCCATGACGGGGATGTGATCCCGGCGCCTTTGTTTGACACTCAGGTTGCAGCTATGGTGTGCGGCTTTGGTGAGCAGGTCGGCTATGAGACGCTGGTGCGAAAGATTGCCAAGGAAACTGTGGACAAGACCAGCCGCTTTACCGACTGGTCGCGGCGGCCTTTGACGGAAGCGCAAAAGACCTATGCTTTGGCCGATGTAACGCATTTGCGCCAGATTTATGAATATCTGCGGGACCAACTTGCCAAGAACAAGCGCGCCAAATGGGTGAGCGAGGAGCTATCTGTTCTGACTTCGCCTGCGACCTATCAGATTGATCCTGCCAATGCTTGGGAGCGGGTCAAAGTCCGCACAAGCTCGGGCAAGTTTTTGGCTGTGGTGCGTGAGCTTGCGAAGTTTCGTGAGGCCTACGCGCAGGAGCGCAATGTGCCTCGTAGCCGCGTCTATAAGGACGATGCGCTCACCGAGCTTGCCTCAACGAAGCCCAAGGATTTGAACGATTTGTCCCGCTCGCGTCTTTTGTTGCGTGAAGCGCGCAAGGGCGAGATTGCGGAAGGGATTTTGGCGGCTGTTGCGGCGGGCATGGCCTGTGCGCCTGAAAACGTGCCCCAAGGCGACAAGACGCGTGAAAAGCTCAATGTGAACCCAGCTTTGGCCGATCTTTTGCGGGTTTTGCTCAAGGCAAAGACGGAAGATATGGGTGTCGCTGCTAAGCTGATCGCTTCGGCGAGCGATCTGGATATGATCGCGGCGGGCGAGCGGGATGTGGCTGCATTGAACGGGTGGCGCTTTGAGGCCTTTGGCGAGGATGCGCTTCGTCTGTGCAATGGCGAGATCGGTCTCGCTGTGAAAGGGCGTGCTGTGAAGGTTATTTCACTTTAG
- the purN gene encoding phosphoribosylglycinamide formyltransferase has protein sequence MRVALFISGGGSNMLSLVKSMTGDHPARPCVVLSNRADAGGLAKAEALGVATAVVDHRPYGADRGAFEAELQSVLLRHTPDMICLCGFMRVLTEGFTSQWDGRMLNIHPSLLPKYKGLHTHQRALDAGDSEAGCTVHEVTAKLDDGPILGQARVPVLAGDTAETLAARVLTQEHILYPAVLRRFASGDMRPVTLP, from the coding sequence ATGCGGGTTGCGCTCTTTATCTCAGGCGGCGGCTCCAACATGCTGTCGCTTGTGAAGAGCATGACAGGGGATCACCCTGCGCGGCCCTGTGTTGTTTTGAGCAATCGCGCGGACGCGGGCGGGTTGGCTAAGGCCGAAGCGCTCGGGGTGGCGACCGCTGTGGTCGATCACCGGCCGTATGGGGCAGATCGTGGAGCGTTTGAGGCTGAGCTGCAAAGCGTTCTTCTGCGCCATACGCCTGATATGATCTGTCTTTGCGGCTTTATGCGTGTGCTTACTGAGGGCTTCACCAGCCAGTGGGACGGACGAATGCTCAATATTCACCCCTCACTTTTGCCAAAATACAAGGGGCTGCACACCCATCAGCGGGCCTTGGACGCGGGCGACAGCGAGGCGGGCTGCACTGTTCACGAGGTCACAGCAAAGCTGGATGACGGACCGATCCTTGGGCAGGCGCGTGTGCCTGTTTTGGCGGGAGACACTGCCGAAACGCTGGCCGCTCGTGTGCTCACGCAGGAGCATATTCTCTATCCTGCCGTGCTCAGGCGCTTTGCGAGCGGCGACATGCGCCCTGTAACGCTGCCCTGA
- a CDS encoding zinc-dependent alcohol dehydrogenase family protein, which produces MRAAQITTWRAPLEIVQMDDPTPPEGGVVLKVLACGVCRSDWHAWVGADPDVALPHVPGHEYCGEIVAVGAGVKSWQVGQRVIAPFILACGRCGDCQSGHQTICATQAVPGFTQAGAYAEYLAVPYADANLTLLPESIAPDLAAGLGCRVTTAWHALTGRAALQAGEWLAVFGGGGVGLSALMLGRALGARVAVVDVVPEKLAYAKRLGADVVINATEGDAAEAVREATGGGADLAIEALGVEATTVGALKSLKKLGRMVQVGMPAGDHAVMPIPMDVVYSGQLAIYGTRGMPAHRYPSLLSLMDAGHVDLAPLVTRRIALSDATRELAAFDHAAPAGVAVITDFES; this is translated from the coding sequence ATGCGCGCAGCGCAGATTACCACATGGCGCGCGCCACTTGAGATTGTCCAAATGGACGACCCGACACCGCCGGAAGGCGGCGTTGTGCTCAAGGTGCTTGCCTGTGGTGTCTGTCGCTCTGACTGGCATGCTTGGGTGGGCGCTGACCCCGATGTGGCGTTGCCGCACGTGCCGGGGCATGAATATTGCGGCGAGATTGTCGCTGTTGGAGCGGGTGTTAAGAGCTGGCAGGTTGGCCAACGTGTGATTGCGCCGTTTATTTTGGCCTGTGGGCGCTGCGGCGACTGTCAATCAGGCCATCAGACGATTTGTGCAACACAGGCTGTGCCTGGATTTACGCAAGCGGGTGCTTATGCCGAGTATCTCGCTGTACCGTATGCAGATGCGAACCTGACATTATTGCCTGAGAGCATTGCGCCTGATCTGGCAGCGGGACTGGGCTGTCGGGTGACGACGGCTTGGCATGCTTTGACGGGCCGCGCGGCTCTGCAAGCGGGGGAATGGCTTGCTGTTTTTGGTGGCGGTGGTGTGGGCCTTTCGGCGCTTATGCTTGGTCGTGCTTTGGGCGCGCGGGTGGCGGTTGTCGATGTGGTTCCCGAGAAGCTTGCTTATGCCAAACGCCTTGGTGCGGATGTTGTGATCAACGCGACTGAGGGCGATGCGGCTGAAGCTGTGCGCGAAGCGACGGGCGGGGGCGCAGACCTTGCCATTGAGGCGCTTGGCGTGGAAGCGACCACAGTGGGCGCGCTTAAGTCATTGAAAAAGCTGGGCCGTATGGTTCAGGTCGGGATGCCTGCGGGAGATCATGCGGTGATGCCGATCCCGATGGATGTCGTATATTCTGGGCAATTGGCGATATATGGTACGCGTGGCATGCCTGCACATCGCTACCCGAGCCTATTGAGCCTGATGGATGCGGGGCATGTGGACCTCGCACCTCTGGTGACCCGCCGTATTGCACTGAGTGACGCGACTCGCGAGCTTGCTGCCTTTGATCATGCTGCCCCTGCGGGTGTGGCTGTTATAACCGATTTTGAGAGCTGA
- a CDS encoding DUF1476 domain-containing protein, whose translation MSTFDDRENAFENKFAHDEEVKFKAEARTNKLLGLWAAELLGKSGDDAAAYAAEVVKADFEEAGHEDVVRKVAADLGEMADTDTIRAKRAELSVLAKTQVMTEVG comes from the coding sequence ATGTCCACTTTTGACGACCGCGAAAACGCCTTCGAAAACAAATTCGCTCATGACGAAGAAGTGAAGTTCAAGGCCGAAGCCCGCACAAACAAGCTTCTCGGCCTTTGGGCTGCCGAGCTTCTGGGAAAATCAGGTGATGACGCTGCAGCCTATGCTGCGGAGGTCGTGAAAGCAGATTTTGAAGAAGCAGGCCATGAAGATGTGGTACGCAAAGTGGCTGCAGATCTCGGCGAAATGGCCGACACAGACACGATCCGCGCCAAACGTGCCGAACTGAGTGTGCTGGCCAAAACCCAAGTGATGACAGAAGTTGGCTAA
- the purS gene encoding phosphoribosylformylglycinamidine synthase subunit PurS: MKARVHVMLKNGVLDPQGEAVRHALGALGFDGVEGVRQGKVIELDLAEGSSEATVTEMCEKLLANTVIESYTIELG; encoded by the coding sequence ATGAAAGCGCGTGTGCATGTGATGCTGAAGAACGGGGTTCTGGACCCGCAAGGTGAGGCTGTGCGCCATGCGCTTGGGGCGCTTGGTTTTGACGGCGTTGAAGGCGTGCGCCAAGGCAAGGTCATCGAGCTTGATCTGGCTGAGGGCAGCTCTGAGGCGACTGTCACCGAGATGTGCGAAAAGCTTCTCGCGAACACTGTCATCGAGAGCTACACAATCGAGCTTGGCTGA
- a CDS encoding SufE family protein, which produces MASAAFEELVEDFQFLEDWEDRYAYVIELGKAMEPLAEALKVSATKVDGCASQVWLHPKVEGAVFHFDGESDAMIVRGLVAVLRKLYNGLDVGAVLAVDAQAELGRLGLQEHLSAQRSNGVRAMIERIRTVAAGA; this is translated from the coding sequence ATGGCCAGCGCCGCATTTGAAGAGCTTGTAGAGGATTTCCAGTTTCTTGAAGATTGGGAGGATCGGTATGCCTATGTGATCGAGCTGGGCAAAGCGATGGAGCCATTAGCGGAGGCACTGAAGGTGTCTGCGACCAAGGTTGACGGTTGCGCCAGCCAAGTCTGGCTTCACCCGAAGGTCGAGGGCGCGGTTTTTCACTTTGACGGCGAGAGTGACGCAATGATTGTGCGTGGGCTCGTCGCGGTTTTGCGCAAGCTCTATAACGGGCTTGATGTCGGGGCTGTTCTGGCAGTGGATGCGCAGGCCGAGCTGGGCCGACTTGGGCTTCAGGAACATCTTTCGGCGCAGAGAAGCAACGGCGTGCGCGCTATGATCGAGCGGATCAGAACTGTGGCCGCGGGCGCGTAA
- the bmt gene encoding betaine--homocysteine S-methyltransferase has product MTSPFETLLAERDWLLADGATGTNLFNMGLGAGDPPEFWNVDEPAKITSLYKSAVDAGSDLFLTNSFGGNAARLKLHNAANRARELSRISAEIGRNVADRADHKVIVAGSVGPTGEIMAPMGQLTHEIAVEMFHEQAEGLKEGGADVLWLETISAPEEYIAAAEAFKLADMPWCGTMSFDTAGRTMMGMTSAAMVAMVEKLDHKPLAFGANCGVGASDMLRTVQGFVAQGTERPIIAKGNAGIPKYVDGHIHYDGTPTLMADYAVLARDSGAKIIGGCCGTLPEHLRMMREALETRPKGDKPSLEEIAARLGAFSSASDGTGDNEPTGTRSNRRRRS; this is encoded by the coding sequence ATGACATCGCCCTTTGAAACTCTCCTCGCCGAACGCGACTGGCTCCTTGCCGATGGCGCGACAGGCACAAACCTCTTCAACATGGGCCTCGGCGCAGGTGATCCCCCCGAATTCTGGAATGTGGATGAACCCGCCAAAATCACATCGCTCTACAAATCCGCAGTCGATGCTGGCTCTGATCTTTTCCTGACAAACTCCTTTGGTGGCAATGCCGCGCGCCTCAAGCTGCACAATGCAGCCAACCGCGCGCGCGAACTGTCGCGCATCTCTGCCGAAATCGGCCGCAATGTTGCCGATCGAGCCGATCACAAAGTCATCGTCGCTGGCTCCGTCGGCCCCACAGGCGAAATCATGGCCCCGATGGGCCAGCTCACCCACGAGATCGCCGTTGAAATGTTTCACGAGCAAGCCGAAGGCCTCAAGGAAGGCGGAGCCGATGTGCTCTGGCTCGAAACCATTTCTGCGCCTGAAGAATATATCGCCGCCGCCGAAGCCTTCAAACTCGCCGATATGCCGTGGTGCGGCACGATGAGCTTTGACACTGCTGGCCGCACGATGATGGGCATGACAAGTGCCGCCATGGTCGCCATGGTTGAAAAACTTGATCACAAGCCACTCGCCTTCGGCGCCAATTGCGGCGTCGGCGCCTCTGATATGTTGCGCACCGTGCAGGGCTTTGTCGCCCAAGGCACAGAGCGGCCGATCATCGCCAAAGGCAACGCAGGCATCCCCAAATACGTCGATGGTCACATCCATTATGATGGGACTCCGACGCTCATGGCAGATTATGCCGTGCTCGCCCGCGACAGCGGCGCAAAAATCATCGGTGGCTGCTGCGGAACCCTGCCGGAGCACCTGCGCATGATGCGCGAAGCCCTTGAAACCAGACCAAAAGGCGACAAACCCAGCTTGGAAGAAATCGCCGCCCGCCTTGGGGCCTTCTCCTCGGCCAGCGATGGCACAGGCGACAACGAACCGACAGGAACACGCAGCAATCGCCGCCGCCGCAGCTAG
- a CDS encoding corrinoid protein, which translates to MSDEEDIILADLDDDELVQQMFDDLYDGLKEEIEESVNILLSRDWPPYRILTEALVGGMTIVGQDFRDGILFVPEVLLAANAMKGGMAILKPLLAETGAPRVGGMVIGTVKGDIHDIGKNLVAMMMEGAGFEVEDIGINNPVENYLAALEEHKPEILGMSALLTTTMPYMKVVIDTMVEQGIRDDYIVLVGGAPLNEEFGKAIGADAYCRDAAVAVETAKEWVLRKHNKASAG; encoded by the coding sequence ATGTCGGACGAAGAAGACATCATCCTCGCAGATCTGGACGACGACGAACTTGTCCAACAGATGTTTGACGATCTTTACGATGGCCTCAAAGAGGAAATCGAAGAATCCGTAAACATCCTCCTGAGCCGTGATTGGCCCCCCTACCGCATCCTGACAGAAGCGCTTGTTGGTGGGATGACAATCGTTGGGCAAGACTTCCGCGATGGTATTCTCTTCGTGCCCGAAGTTCTGCTCGCCGCCAACGCAATGAAAGGTGGCATGGCCATCCTCAAGCCGCTCTTGGCCGAAACAGGCGCACCCCGCGTCGGTGGCATGGTCATCGGCACTGTCAAAGGCGACATCCACGACATCGGCAAAAACCTTGTTGCCATGATGATGGAAGGCGCTGGGTTTGAAGTCGAAGACATCGGCATCAACAACCCAGTTGAGAACTATCTCGCCGCACTCGAAGAGCACAAACCAGAGATTCTCGGCATGTCCGCTCTTCTGACAACAACAATGCCCTACATGAAAGTCGTGATCGACACGATGGTCGAGCAAGGCATCCGCGATGACTATATCGTTCTCGTGGGCGGCGCGCCGCTCAACGAAGAATTTGGCAAAGCCATTGGCGCAGACGCTTACTGCCGTGATGCGGCTGTGGCCGTTGAAACAGCCAAAGAATGGGTTCTGCGCAAGCACAACAAAGCATCAGCCGGCTGA
- a CDS encoding ATP-binding protein yields MSLIADPSSDERPRTTSWRLRAVFVGLLVLAVATISVTNRLLTERFTENTRNRAELRLTLYSGNLISELKRNSIVPQLLSRDPALIGALNSGDFSQSTQRLISFVEEIGAASLILLDASGRTVAATDRARLGEPHREHSYFIEALRSPNTIFATVPRESGGYRFVYARRVTSQSETIGVIVVEVDLAKFERAWAGISDAVLVTNSEGTIVLATEPRWRGLMEDEALGRESADSAIERAIRATQNWTSLPPDAYVQGEAVMRKEMRVAFRGWKMASFTTYASVRERVNGVLALEIMVFAILLSLVFYLLSRKSALRMALFQRESAELRQLNARLQREIAEREKMQGALRTAEQSLAQSSKLAALGEMSAAVSHELNQPLAAMKTYLAGSRLLLQRNRPDEALSSFHRIDDLIERMGAITKQLKSYARKGQDELSPINMGDALTSALSMMEPQLKRRHVKIDRVLPKWPVMVMGDRVRIEQVMVNLIRNALDATKLVQEPEIELMLTAGETATLSVRDNGPGIEDLDALFEPFYTTKQPGEGVGLGLAISSGIVNDLGGRLTARNAMAGGAVFEMQLPILEGSSSEAAE; encoded by the coding sequence ATGAGCCTCATTGCTGACCCATCTTCCGACGAGCGCCCGCGCACCACAAGTTGGCGCTTGAGAGCGGTTTTTGTCGGGCTTTTGGTGTTGGCAGTTGCGACTATTTCGGTGACGAACCGTCTTTTGACAGAGCGTTTCACCGAAAACACCCGCAACCGTGCCGAGCTCAGGCTGACGCTTTATTCGGGCAACTTGATCTCGGAGCTGAAGCGCAACTCGATTGTGCCGCAGCTTTTGAGCCGCGACCCTGCTTTGATCGGGGCTCTGAATTCAGGTGATTTTAGTCAATCTACTCAGCGGCTTATTTCTTTTGTCGAAGAGATTGGCGCGGCCTCATTGATCTTGCTGGATGCGAGCGGGCGGACTGTGGCGGCGACGGACCGTGCGCGGCTGGGTGAGCCACATCGTGAGCACAGCTATTTTATCGAAGCGCTGCGCTCGCCCAACACAATCTTTGCGACTGTGCCGCGCGAGAGCGGGGGCTATCGTTTTGTGTATGCGCGCCGTGTGACGAGCCAGAGCGAGACCATCGGTGTGATTGTTGTCGAGGTTGATCTGGCCAAATTTGAGCGGGCTTGGGCTGGCATTTCGGACGCTGTTCTTGTGACCAACAGCGAGGGCACGATTGTTCTTGCGACAGAGCCGCGCTGGCGGGGCTTGATGGAAGATGAGGCGCTTGGGCGCGAGTCGGCGGACAGCGCTATTGAGCGCGCGATCCGAGCCACGCAGAACTGGACCTCTTTGCCGCCCGACGCCTATGTGCAGGGCGAGGCTGTGATGCGCAAGGAGATGCGTGTTGCGTTTCGCGGCTGGAAGATGGCGTCGTTCACAACCTATGCAAGCGTGCGCGAGCGGGTGAATGGGGTTCTGGCGCTCGAGATTATGGTTTTCGCCATTTTGCTTTCGTTGGTGTTTTATCTCCTCAGCCGTAAGTCAGCATTGCGCATGGCCTTGTTTCAACGGGAGTCGGCGGAGCTTCGCCAACTTAACGCGCGCTTGCAGCGGGAAATCGCCGAGCGTGAGAAGATGCAAGGCGCGCTGAGAACCGCTGAGCAGAGCCTCGCTCAAAGCTCCAAGCTGGCCGCTTTGGGGGAGATGTCTGCGGCGGTGAGTCATGAGCTGAACCAGCCTTTGGCGGCGATGAAAACCTATTTGGCGGGCTCGCGGCTTTTGTTGCAGCGGAACCGCCCTGATGAAGCGCTGTCTTCATTTCATCGTATTGATGATTTGATCGAGCGGATGGGCGCGATCACGAAGCAGCTTAAGAGCTATGCGCGCAAGGGACAGGACGAGCTTAGCCCAATAAACATGGGGGATGCGCTCACATCTGCTTTGTCGATGATGGAGCCGCAACTGAAGCGGCGGCATGTTAAGATCGACCGCGTTTTGCCCAAATGGCCAGTGATGGTTATGGGGGATCGGGTGCGCATCGAGCAGGTTATGGTGAACCTCATTCGCAATGCTCTGGACGCAACCAAGCTGGTGCAGGAGCCTGAGATCGAGCTGATGCTGACTGCAGGAGAAACGGCAACGCTTTCTGTGCGCGACAATGGCCCTGGAATCGAAGATCTGGATGCGCTTTTTGAGCCGTTTTACACAACCAAACAGCCCGGCGAGGGCGTGGGTCTGGGGCTTGCTATTTCATCGGGGATCGTGAACGACCTTGGTGGACGGCTGACCGCGCGCAATGCAATGGCGGGGGGGGCTGTTTTTGAAATGCAACTTCCTATCTTGGAAGGCAGCAGCTCTGAAGCTGCAGAGTAA
- the purC gene encoding phosphoribosylaminoimidazolesuccinocarboxamide synthase — MARRKKIYEGKAKTLFEGPEPGTIVQYFKDDATAFNAEKRDVIEGKGVLNNMLSEYFMNGLTQIGVPNHFIRRLNMREQLVRACEIVPLEVIVRNFAAGSMAKRLGIEEGTPLPRPIVEYCYKDDALGDPLVSEEHIAAFGWASQQDMEDILSLALRVNDFLSGVMFGVGIKLVDFKIEIGRVYEGDYQRLIVADEISPDSCRLWDMETGQKLDKDVFRRDLGSLTDAYSEVARRLGVMPKGATPMKPTLIN, encoded by the coding sequence ATGGCACGCCGCAAGAAAATATACGAAGGCAAGGCAAAGACCCTGTTCGAAGGGCCAGAGCCAGGCACGATTGTGCAGTATTTCAAGGACGATGCCACGGCCTTCAACGCAGAGAAGCGTGATGTGATCGAAGGCAAGGGTGTGTTGAACAACATGCTCTCGGAATATTTTATGAATGGTTTGACGCAAATTGGCGTTCCAAACCACTTTATCCGCCGTCTCAATATGCGCGAACAGCTTGTCCGCGCCTGTGAGATTGTGCCGCTTGAAGTGATTGTGCGCAATTTTGCGGCTGGTTCTATGGCCAAACGCCTTGGGATCGAAGAAGGAACGCCGCTGCCACGGCCAATTGTCGAATATTGCTACAAAGACGATGCTTTGGGCGATCCGCTTGTCTCTGAAGAGCATATTGCGGCATTCGGTTGGGCGAGCCAGCAGGACATGGAAGACATCCTGAGCCTTGCGCTGCGGGTCAACGACTTTTTGTCAGGCGTTATGTTTGGTGTCGGCATCAAGCTTGTTGATTTCAAGATCGAGATTGGCCGTGTTTATGAAGGCGATTATCAGCGCCTTATCGTTGCTGATGAGATCAGCCCTGACAGCTGCCGCCTATGGGATATGGAAACAGGCCAGAAGCTCGATAAAGACGTGTTCCGCCGCGATCTTGGTAGCCTGACCGACGCGTATAGCGAAGTTGCGAGAAGGCTCGGTGTGATGCCAAAGGGGGCGACCCCCATGAAGCCGACGTTGATTAACTGA